In Bacillus sp. S3, the sequence CTACCCTGAAATGGAAGGAATTTATTAAATTTTATTGAATTTATAATTAGCTAATCTATTTCCATTTACCAAGTCTTTAGGAGATGTGAACCGTGACTATATTTGATAAATTCAAGAAACGAAAAGAAGAGAATGATTATATTGGGGACATAATTGCTCAATTGGGGTGCGATTGTTGGATTATTGAGGAAAATGATGTGAAAAGCGTCATGACAAGGTATCATCAAGCCCTCATAGAGGGGAAAAAAGAGGGATATACACCACTTATCATTATCCCTTCAGAAATGATGGTAGACATCGTAGATTCCAAGGCGGAAGAATACTTGAACGAAGATCGAGAAACAATCATTGAAAAAGCGAAAAATATTAATGTAAAAGAATTGTTAAAGAGACGGCTTGATGAGGTAATGCCCCTAGAGGAAGACGACGATATTACCGGTGAGTTTTCTGTAGAGGAACCCATACACCATTTTCTATCAATTGAGGATGAAATAAATAAGAAAATAATAATCGCAAAAATTCCAACAAACAATCCATG encodes:
- a CDS encoding DUF4253 domain-containing protein, with amino-acid sequence MTIFDKFKKRKEENDYIGDIIAQLGCDCWIIEENDVKSVMTRYHQALIEGKKEGYTPLIIIPSEMMVDIVDSKAEEYLNEDRETIIEKAKNINVKELLKRRLDEVMPLEEDDDITGEFSVEEPIHHFLSIEDEINKKIIIAKIPTNNPWEVAAWIPMGGFNECPLPEEQVAVFKHWYEKYRAIPALVTPDVWEFFIESPPQTQEESELLAWEQFGFCGDIVWQGVGTVNSLAGTLFNSPTWYFWWD